The following nucleotide sequence is from Takifugu flavidus isolate HTHZ2018 chromosome 4, ASM371156v2, whole genome shotgun sequence.
cacataaaggctccaaacggaaccgccacaaagacctaaaacacccatttaaaccaacgaggccggctgtttttacgttgaacaaatgaagcaaaatagtcacgtgtcattagctaaaatgtgtttttctgtcgtttgaatacgatgtatacaaacaacaaaagtgatttaatgacatgacagtaatttcatgatagtcagttaacttgtggctcctattattcctgccttatgttggtttgtctggattgacctttgaacttatatccagccagtgttgaacatttctggatgaattgttgttgtttttaatttatggacgctgcaatggagataaagaattgaaggaatgaccactggagggggtattgctacctgacatgatccactcgcttgatttaaacgccgatgtccggccccagaaatctttacttactcgaccttcctgcagttcctcacagctggaatcaggcgacgtcgtccctcatctgaggtgttgtactgctgcaggtccagctcatccagaacctcctctgacatctgcagcaggtaggccagagctgaacagtggatcactgacagtctcctctctgatatctcccctgacttcaggaactcttggatctcctgatggactgactgatccttcatctccatcagacagtggaagatgttgatgcttctgtctggggagaattcatcactgttctcctccttcaggttgttgaggaccttctggatggtttctgggtggctgttcctctgatccaacagtccacccaagatcctctgattggactccagagagagaccatgaaggaagcgaacaaacaagtccaggtggccattttcacttttgagagatttcattagtgctctcctgaggaagtcatcaagagatttgactggttcagaatattttaggaactgatttataaccactgtgtctttcctggtgtaacggtggaacatgtagacggcagccagaaactcctgaacgctcagatgaacaaagcagtagactgatttctggaagatcacactctctctcttgaagatctctgtacaaactcctgagtacaccgacacctcggagacgtccagtccacatcgctccaggtcttctgagtagaacatgatgtttcctttctccagatgttcaaacgccagccgacccaacttcagaaggagttctttatcagcctcagtcagttcctctggtctctgctttcctccatacttctgcttcttcctctttatctgaaccatcaggaagtgtgagtagaggtcagtcagggtttggggcagctctcctctctggtctctggtcatcatgtcctccagaactatagcagtgatccagcagaaaactgggatcagacacatgatgtggaggctcctggaggccttgatgtgtgagatgattctcttggacagatcttcatcactgaacctcctcctgaagtactcctccttctgggagtcagtgaagcctcgtacttctgtgatcctgtcaacacacgagggaggaatctgataggctgctgcaggtctggaggtgatccagatgagagctgagggaagcaggttcccctggatgaggttcaccaggagcacgccaacggacgatacttgtgtgacatcagagatgacctgatgcttgttgaaacccagtgaaaatctgctttcatccaggccatcaaagatgaacagaagtttccagacagtcagatcttctgctctgatcttctgtaatgttggatggaaaacatgaagcagtgagagaagactgtgctgctcatctctgatcaagttcagctccctgcatgagagcggaagcaccagactgatgtcttggttctccaaaccttctgcccagtccagactgaacttctgcactgagaaggtttttccaacgccggcgacaccgttggtcagaaccactctgatgtgtctctgttgctcagataagactttgaagatgtcctggcacttgattggagtgtcctggatgttcttcttggaggttctctcaagctgtctcacctcatgttgtgtgtccacctcctcactttgtccctcagtgatgtagagctcagtgtagatcttgttcagcagggttccacttcctgcttcatgagttccttcagtcacatgttcacatcttctcttcagactcatcttatgaccttctatcacctcctgcagatcacttcctgaacataagtaaaccaatgatttccatctataataaatcatcaacacaactccaaattcatgacatcacaattaaatctcatattgaacagttttactttgtttgggcttcatttcagcatctccagatctgcttccagattgtgaacaagaggactctcctggtggagctgactggtcccagtttgataggatgtgctcccccctctcactatgaaacacatctctattagtcctttgatttataggatgaaagaacctgatcaagactcaatattgttccagcatttatgtctgaattcatctttcagtttaaacctgattcttgtttctaatcaacaatattcacattaagtctgtaactatatgactgtctgaggtttaagtgttaaacatctccaataataaactcacaacctgctgctgttaatgtgactaacagctgccacacaaacacatcatcacgctttagttttcttacatttcctctgaacttctgaaggttattatATaatctttggactggtcactcttcagggacacccagctgggcactgtggactctgctctgtcctcgtccatcctgaggaaacatcagaaatagtgatgagactgtgatgaaggtaaataatctgtagaggttgtagttaaataatcccaattcactgcatttttatcaaacaggaacatttctaatccattctggataacaactgaatcaataaatcaatgatgtctctgtatcattttcatgttttcagagtttaagctgctttttttaactgttccctgcagtgagaaaagaactggcaccttttccagcccctcatcctgcagcactgaatgtgctctaaagttctttccagagcaaacgtctctgcacttgcagcaacatgttgtagtcatggatccgtgaggagaaccggatacaggaaacgcccccactttgatcccaaaacccaactggtggccaacggtggtccggcaacgacggggacgctggtccatcgggccgacaacactggttttccacaggccaacatggtgaaaggactgtcttcagctcagccactaaatgatctggtgctacataaacatactagtcaggactttttaacttccctcctttgttcccctcttcaattatttctatgatccaagtcctcaaagatcactgctctatttaaaatagatgaaagaaatgacacccactcctgcatttctttcacagtggttccacaacatagaacaataaaccactgtgagaaaacgtgcaacatgaacccaaaatcctgttggtgtcctgtgatcctgtgtggatttatttattatttttaaagtttattgtcttaaataataccaaaatatccagctgtaacctggactgttgaacaactctaataactttatgagcttttcacctgtcacaaaatgtcgctcttcctgcttcgtctgaacagaatactttcacttttaaaacctcaacagcttcatggcgtatatattactaccattaaagcattctgggagggtttaaagttcttttaggatcagtagcaaagagcagaaaaataaactaaacttcacttagaaagactattcaactatactaaagccagactataagaaagttaaataagacctattcatttataatgtataacgatgctttgtgctaaaactaaatatgaagtctagttgatcAATCTtaattttatctccaaacacaactgtcaattcttttcaataatactattcgtttactcaccttgtcgctcttcAGTCTTCCTTCTGCCCTCAGCTAAGAGCTTTAGCGGCTTCAGCAACCACTAACGTTCAGTTTCGATGTAAGAACATACATTCACACTAATTTCTGTGCGTACAATAACTACCTGAGTCTACATTAGCAATACGTAGTATTttgaataacaacaacaatagtaaaAGATAACATGAATTTACAGATTNNNNNNNNNNNNNNNNNNNNNNNNNNNNNNNNNNNNNNNNNNNNNNNNNNNNNNNNNNNNNNNNNNNNNNNNNNNNNNNNNNNNNNNNNNNNNNNNNNNNGGATGATGGAGGAACAGTTCACAGAATCCAGACGTCAGCGTGCTCGGGTCGTACCTGGGAACAGCACAGGGAAAGGTCTGAGGACCACAAAACCTCTCAATCGTGGGAAATATGGAACCCTAATAAGGTTCTTGCTCCACAGCCATTGTACCGCAGAATTATGAAAAgtgctcattttaatttgaaatatccctttaaatgctgccgagaactgaagagaaagtgaaCCCACCAGGAAGGATTAATTCCACATTAAGTGTCCCATCTACATCCCTCACTTATTTCTCCAAAAATAATCGCCGTGCTAgcgatgttagcattagcacgctAACTAGTTATATATAGATCAATCCGTGTACATTAAGAACTGGCTTTCTGGCGAGATTGGTAAATACGTCATTTACAGAACACTAGTATTTTATTCCAACATATGTGGTAATGTTCTTACTATTTAGGTAACTGTTTATTGCATGTGTCGAAGTTCGTATTAACGTAGGCTTCGCTAGtagttagcctgttagcttagTTCCCCAGAAACAAAACATTGCAAGTGCGAGAGTCAATTGTAAAATACAGGGAAGCTacaagaaaaacattcaaattgGCAAGCGCGTCCGTGGGTGTTGGAATGAAAATAAGGGGGAAATTACCAGACCTGACATTTTCCAGGCTCATTCTCCGCACAGATAAACTGCCTTAACCTCTCCACTACCGCGTCATGACACCTGAGCGCACACGTCGCCGCTAGCTAGCGTTAGCCTCGCCCTCCGGCGCTAACTGCGCATGCGCGAACCCTGCCGCCATCTTAGGTCCTGGGAGCAGCTGACGCAGATTCGCGACAAAACTTTATGATTGCGAGAAATATTTGTGATATATTTGTCAgaatttttctttatttgaacCATCAAGACAGCATGTTTATATTTTTCATCGTTTTCCTCTCAAAATTTCCAGCTCgacattttaaaatacttttcttAGATACACCTCACATGACGTCACCGAGCAACcccacacttttctttttttaattaaacttgtattttatttaagttGTAGCGTGTGTCTGCCACTTTTACCATTCATGTTTCATTTGCCTATTTTTAATTTGTCTTAAATATTTCTTTACATCTTTTTCAATGCCATTTGCCtgatcaatctttatttatatagcgtctgttacaaccAAAATTGTAGTAATTGAAGTAAAAATATAAAGGCTAATCAGAACCTTGATTAAACACACCTGAAGAATGAGAGCAGACCAAGAATGCACATTCTGTCCATCTGCAAAACGATTATTTTGATAAACTACAGGTAAACTACCGAGCTAAACCACAGGTAAACTATTGAGCTAAACCACAGGTAAACTACCGAGCTAAACCACAGGTAAACTACCGAGCTAAACCACAGGTAAACTACTGAGATAAACCACAGGTAAACTACAAGCTAAACCACAGGTAAACTACTGAGATAAACCACAGGTAAACTACCGAGCTAAACCACAGGTAAACTACTATAGAATTATACTGGTATTTATTCTGGTAATTGAGGTCCGTCTGTTTTAAATCttaagagttgataggagaggagaggagaggagaggagaggaggaggagaggagaggagaggagaggagagaggaggagaggagaggagaggggaggggagaggagagaggaggaggagagggaggagaggaggaggagaggagagaggagaggagagagaggagaggaagagagaggagaggaggagaggagaggaagaggagaggaggagagggttaggagaggagaggaagaggagaggagagggaggagaggaggagaggagaggagaggagagagaggaggagagggagaggagaggagaggaggaggaggagagaggaggagaggagagggaaaggagaggagaggagaggagagaggagaggagaggagaggagaggaggggagaggaggagaggagggggaggaggagaggagaggagaggagaggagaggagagggaggagaggaggggagaggagaggagaggagaggagaggagggagaggagaggaggggagaggaggagaggagaggagaggaagattaGACTAATCTTAGACTAATCTTAGTACCTGgctccacagcagggggcctgggcCCCATTTTACCTTTAGAGAGGAAATATTAGAGCTTCCAGTTTTAAGTTCCTGAGTGACATCAgttcttctgccccccccccccccctggaaGTGACCCAACCGTCCGTCATGCTGCTTTAATTCTGGGTGAAACCGTTGCAGCAACACAAAGCACGGGGAACCTGCTGATGACCCACAGTGGCGTTTATTGTACACGGCTCATTTTCACTCACATGTTCAACAGCCTCGCCAGCGCACAAGGTCACACAAGGTCGCACAAGGTCGCACAAGGTCGCACAAGGTCGCCCTCCTCGGCTGGGCACGACACACCGAGCACGTGTGAAAGCAAACATCTCTCCCTTCTGGTTCCTCCTCCATTCAAAGCGTTGAAGTGAAAAGGTGCTATGATTAGCTAGAGCTGCTATATATTTGATGCTGGgtgtctcttcttcttcttcttcttcttcttcttgcagCCACGTGTGAAAAGCTAAAGGCAATAAGGCACACGAGACGAATGGACACAATCTAACGCCAAGACCATTTGAAGCGGAGTGAAGTGGATATACGAAGAGACCTCCAGGTCCCGTGGTGAACTGGTAGCACGTAGAGCTAGCGTCTCTGGTCTCTGAGGTCCAGCTCCTGTCCAGGTTGGCCCGCCAGACCTTGTGTGTTTACATGAGCAGCTTCTTCTATGTTATGGTGCACGCTGGttccctccgtcccccctctgGCTGCTTCAGAGAtgcgtgtcctcctcctcctgctcctcggcCACGGCCTGGTTGACGAACACCTGTCATGAGGAGGACGAGATGAGGATCTGTGTTAGCAGCagagctaacagagcttctgCTCGTTCTTGGTCGCTCGGTGGGTTCCAGACACCTGCCAGCGGTTGGCCTCCTCCCTGGCCACGGCTCCTTCCCCTGGAAGACCGTTGCTGTCTGGCTTCTTCTTCCGCATCTCGTGCTGGCCGTCGCTGGCCACGTCCAGGGTggggttgtcatggcaaccgtTCTCCACAAAGCGAAGTTCATCAGCGTGGAACTGGGCAGGGAGGAGCACAGGGTTCGGGGTCCTCATCTTCACGGGGGAAACGTGGCCCGGGGACTCTTACCGTGGTCTTGGTTGCAGGCAGGCGCCGCTGCCAGCAGATGTATACGGAACCAGAGGTGATGATGACGGTGCAGACGGACCCGATCACCACCAGAACCACGAAGAGCTTGCTGTAGTCGCTGCGCTTCTGGCTGGTTGGGAAGGAGCAGCCCACGGCTGCGCTGAAGTTCTGGACGCCAACCTGACGGGAGAGAACAAAGCCATGGAGACGACCCTGGAGTGATGAGCCCACCCCCCGGAGGAGCTTAAACCTGGACCACCGTGTGGCCTCAGCACATCCtggtggtcacgtgaccagagTCTGTGCTCAAAAGTGCCAAGCTGGTTACTGGTGGAAAAGAGTGGTGCCAAATCACCAGGAATCCACATGCATGGAAGTTTAATGTTCACGGAAAAACGCATCCAAGTACCTCAGGCAGGATGTTCCTGATCTCTCCCAGCATGGTCAGCACATCGTTGGTATTCATCACTCCTGAAagacacaacagcagaagaagGTCCAGACACGTCTCTCCGTCCTTCATCCTGCAGGTCAACACATCACTGGGCTGCGGTAACGTTCATCTCGCTGGAATGAAACCCACCTTACTCcatgatgagtgtgtgtgtgtgtgtgtgtgtgagtgtgtgtgtgtgtgtgtgtgtggtgtgtgtgtgtgtgtgtgtgtgtgagtgtgtgtgagtgtgtgtgtgtgtgtgagtgtgtgtgtgtggtgtgtgtgtgtgtgtgtgagtgtgtgtgtgtgtgtgtgtggtgtgtgtgtgtgtgtgtgtgtgtgtgtgtgtgtgcgctcgcaCCGCGGTCAGACGCCACGTTCATCAGCAGCTGGGGCTGCTGGTGCGTGGGCTTGCTCAGGTAGAGGATCCAGGAGCCCTCGGGACTCTTCATTCTTCGAGCAAACACCTGATCCATGATCTTCAGCAGTCGCACACCCTGGTCCACACGGAACTCCTCCTGCCACACAGACCACAATCATGCACGGTTGACCCTGCAACGTGGTGCACGTGGGCCACCGCCGACGCGTCtgagcgttagcgttagcattagcatgggaGCTCTCTTTATGTGGTGGCCATTGTTGCTAATGTGAAGGTAAATATTATTGCAGTGTTGTACTTACGCAGTTCATGTTGTGGGTCATGTTGAGGACAACGTAGCCCCTCTCAACAAGGTCGGTCCAGGTCAGGCAGACTACCTGGGGGAGCCACAGTCGCAACTTGTAAACAACAGTCATAAGGTGGCGCAGGACTCAGACAAGAACGCGGATCAGTGGACGGTTCCAGACCGAGCAGCCCCCTGAGACCATGAACTGGCCTCTGGAACCACGACCGCCCTGCCCGTGGACCTCATcgtcccggggggggggggttggttccAGGAGAACCACAGCTTCCTCCCCAGGTTCTTGCTGGTTCCCACTTCCAGCCCACGTCCCAGAGTGCAGGGCTGGGTAGAGACAGGCTCCTCCCCCGTGTGTGCCTTCAAATGACCGTACCTGCTGCGCCTCGTTGTGGTCGCCTGGTAGGAAGATCTCTGTGACCCCACCTcccccgacctctgacctctgggctgGCCAGGGCATTACTTTTGCCATCTGATCCCAGGAGGTGTCCGTGAAGCTAAcagtggtggagggatgggtggtGAGTGgggctccctcctcttcctcttcgccCCCACCATTCAGCCCAATTCCTtcagggagaagacacaggtgaggCGCAGCGGCATGGAACCAGCAGCCCAAACGTTCTAAAAATCCATGATGGTGCACCTTGTAAGTAGCTCTGCAGCCGCCAAAAGTCTGTGTCAGTGTCAGTCTCGTAGGTTCCCGTTGCCCCGGCAACAGTGGGAGCATCGGAAGTGGAGCCGGAGGTACGGACGGACAGCCGAGCGGCGCCGCGGCTGCTGGGATGAAGGTCCGCGTCCACCTCAGCGCTCGCCTCCGGACGCAGCTGGAGAGCAGAACCGTGCAGCTCGGCCGGAGGAGGGACTCCGGGACGCTGCGAGGCGATGGGGTCGAAAGGCCGCTGGTAGCCTGAGAGGGCAAAGAGCAAAGAAGTGTTACGAGGTTTGGGATGCGACGGTTACGGCGCGTCCGGGAACACGTCGCTACAGTCCGTTAGCGCTAACGTAGCGCTAACGCCGAGTCAGGGTCCGCTCAGGGTCCCGCTGGCGTTGTTCTGAGGGAAGAGCGGACTGACCGATCAGTGCGTCCAGGTCCACCGCTGTCTGGTTGGCCTCCAACGCATCCAGGACTTCCCccgctcctccctccctcggtCGGCCCCCCCTCGCTGCCCCCCGCTCGTTCTGCCGCCCCCGCGGCTCTCggctctcccctccctccaggTCGCTTCCGTTGAAGCCCGACGCCTCCTGTGATTCCTCCTCGGCTTCCTGCCCGTTGAGGAGCTCCTTGTCCGCCTCAGGGGTGCGCGGCCGTCCCCTGTAGATCTCTGGCCCCGGGGGGGCTCCCAGGTGAACCATCCGCTGGAAGGGAAAGACACCCCCATCACAAAAAAGTCATGCGGTTACATCTTGTTTAGTTCAGTTTAACTTCATTCATAGGACATCTGTGGGGGTCCAGCCCAGAGCCTGGGCcccagaggagcaggaaccACCAGGAAGTTCCTGCGTGAGCTCCTGCTCTTCCAGAACCATCCGCGGCAGCGGCGGCTGTGTTCCTGCCCCCTCCATAGCAGGAAGGGCCCAGCCTTCACTCGGTACCAGAGCTGAACTGGTCCCTGGGGTCAGCAACGCCTCATCTTTACCTCCATCTCCTCGTCCACGCGGGTCCTCGCGGCGCCCTGGCGGACAGGTGACAGCTTCACCCCGGCGTCGGCACGAGATGACTCCTCTATCTCCGGCACGGCCATGTGGTGGACCAAATGAGGCTGCGTCCGCACCAGCTGGCGGTGGCGCTTGGTTCTGTGCAACCTTTGGCTGGGCTTGAGCTGACTGGAGTCCTGGATGAGCTGGCCTTGGCCTGAACCCTCATACTGGAGCAGTGGGCCCACGGGGGACCCCAGAGGTGAGAGGAGCTTGGCTGAATCCCATCGAAAGGCTTCACAGGTGGACAAAAGTGTCactgaggaaggaaaagaaacaccACGGTGAGCACGAAGCCATTTTAAGCTCAGCACCCTTGAAGGATTAAGCGGGCTGGTTTGGACTCCGTGGAGGGCTGGCCGGGATTGGCCCCCCCCTGACAACACAGGCTGGACACAGGCGCTGCAGCGCGAGACCTTTGCGCATTGCAAACCATTTCTCACCCGCTGCTTCAGCGCGTGCGTGGACTGTGCAGAGACCTCCCCGCTGCTATCCTGATTAGCTTTGGACAGTGGATGTTAAATGTGACATGTGACGCGCCTGGGCTGGTGGAGCGGTGGCGGAGGCCGACTGCTCCTCCTGGCGTCGCTGCTGGATGAAAGGCAAGAGAAGACTCACCCGCCAGGGCGACGCGGAGCACGCACGCTGCAGTGCTCagcatctctgcctcctccgCCCTCAGCCGCAGACGTCtgggtggagctgctgtggttGGTGTCCCCGTCtgggtggagctgctgtggttGGTGTCTCCGTCTGGGTCTGGAGATCCGAAACGCAGTGGTCGCGTCCCaaacctgctctgctgcagccggACTGCAGCACCGACGCTGAAAAGAGCGGAGGGAGGCAGCGCTAACCGGCTGCTGTTCCCCCGAGTGGCCGCTAGAGGGCACTGTTGTGAAGACGTGCCGGGGAGAAACGCTTCCGTTTTATTACACATTTATCACAGATGTTCAATGCTGTTTGCTAAAGTGttatgaagaagaaagaagctcAACTCAGCCAGTCATGTTCCTGCacaaagaataaataataattcagGTCTGATAGAAACGAATGTTTGGGGTGGCGAGCTGATTAGAGCATCCACTCAGATTTTACGCCTTGTTTTTGGACCAAGGATGAAGCTAAAGTGAGAGCTGATGAGATTACTATCTAAAATCTAGGTTTAGAGGAGTCTCGCCAGGCCCAAAGGGCGAGATATCATTACTAATGTATGTTAGCGTAGCAGTAGCATGAAACCAGGAGCATCTGTGCACCTCAACTTGTAAACCAGCTTAcaaactgaaataaataaaagcatcagcAGGTCCCATTTTTGGCTGTATGTGAcgtcacagaagcagaaatgtACAACGTGGACTTGAGCATATTCACACCAGCCTGAACAACCttacaaaaacagcatttaatgGCAAGAGTTTCACACCAAACATCGATTTATCCAGCGCCAACAGGACAAACGGgtcatttctttgtctttagCTAGCTTCTTTCACATGGAGCCAGATTGGTGCCTGCTAACTGTTTAATGCTAACAAGCAAGGACAGAAGATGCactgttctcacacacacacacacacacacacacacacacacacacagatatatacacacacattttacaacGACCCCTAAATCATGTCGAAGCTACGAGAAGCTGCGACCTCAGTGGAGGTCAGATCTCAGCATCAAGCTAACAGCCCCTCTGGATTGTGGGTTGTCCGTCCCTGctcaacgcccccccccccttatgtACAGTTTGTGGAGCCCTCCGGTGGCGAGAAGGGCGGCGTTTTCCTCAGAACTGCTGCAGGATCAGCTTCTTCTTCGAGTCATGGCTGAACTTGTTGGCGCGGAACAGGTCGCTGTCATAGAAGGCCGCCAGGTTGTGGACGTTGATCTGTCTGGCCTGGAGAGAACGAGAAAAGGGATGATCGACCTCGCTcgagcgcccccccccaccccgggtGGAGCTACCTTGTCCTTGAAGTCCTTCTCTGGAACCTCCACCATGTCGTTCTGAACGCCGTAGCGGCTTCTCTGGTACGCCGTCTGCTcggccaccagctgcttcaggatgaagagcagcagctcgtTGTTGTCCCGCCGGAAGGCCAGGTAGCGGGCGAAggtctgcagagaggagaaatgagcGCGCGGCCACCCCCACAGCGTTGCCGAGCGTTGCCGTGGCCGCCCCCCCACGCACcttcctcatgctcctcatgacGCTGAACTTCTGCGTGTCGATGAAGCTCTCCAGCATCACCCTGATGGCCATGTTGACGTCGTCCTCCAGCACGTAGTCCCTCAGGTGCATCTTGGCGTGCGCCTCCGCCATGCGGATCATGGACTCGATGTGGCGCACCGTGATGGGGATGCTGCCCGTGGCCTGTAGGGGGCACACACGCACCAGGTgacgctggctggctggctgggccACGGCGGGAGCTTCTCCAGGCTTCCAGAACCACTCACCATCGACTCTCTGCGGAGGTCACTGTAAATGCGAGCCACTTTATCCTGGTCCATCTGGTTCAGTTTGGGATGAATCTGCAGACGGAACACGTGTGtcatggatgggggggggggcacgataGTGAAGAGCTGGTTCTGGGTCCTACCCTCTCCTTGGCGTAGatgatgtacttcctgaggagct
It contains:
- the LOC130523719 gene encoding NACHT, LRR and PYD domains-containing protein 12-like isoform X4, whose protein sequence is MDEDRAESTVPSWVSLKSDQSKDYIITFRSSEEIERGEHILSNWDQSAPPGESSCSQSGSRSGDAEMKPKQRSDLQEVIEGHKMSLKRRCEHVTEGTHEAGSGTLLNKIYTELYITEGQSEEVDTQHEVRQLERTSKKNIQDTPIKCQDIFKVLSEQQRHIRVVLTNGVAGVGKTFSVQKFSLDWAEGLENQDISLVLPLSCRELNLIRDEQHSLLSLLHVFHPTLQKIRAEDLTVWKLLFIFDGLDESRFSLGFNKHQVISDVTQVSSVGVLLVNLIQGNLLPSALIWITSRPAAAYQIPPSCVDRITEVRGFTDSQKEEYFRRRFSDEDLSKRIISHIKASRSLHIMCLIPVFCWITAIVLEDMMTRDQRGELPQTLTDLYSHFLMVQIKRKKQKYGGKQRPEELTEADKELLLKLGRLAFEHLEKGNIMFYSEDLERCGLDVSEVSVYSGVCTEIFKRESVIFQKSVYCFVHLSVQEFLAAVYMFHRYTRKDTVVINQFLKYSEPVKSLDDFLRRALMKSLKSENGHLDLFVRFLHGLSLESNQRILGGLLDQRNSHPETIQKVLNNLKEENSDEFSPDRSINIFHCLMEMKDQSVHQEIQEFLKSGEISERRLSVIHCSALAYLLQMSEEVLDELDLQQYNTSDEGRRRLIPAVRNCRKVELPDSFLSPSHWEVVASAMTSNPSHLRELSLSTNESLIDADVKFLSSAMMHPNCRLETLRLSGCRLSEISCDSLASALRSNPSHLTVLDLSGNQLKDPAVKLLCGFLQDPLCELETLRLLGCRLSETSCDSVASALKSNHSHLRVLDLSYNTLQDSGVKRLCSGLESPNCKLERLRLERCSLSELSCGSLASALRSNPSHLRELNLSRNHLQDSELKLLSDLVENPHYGLETLSHGWL
- the LOC130523719 gene encoding NACHT, LRR and PYD domains-containing protein 12-like isoform X5, which produces MDEDRAESTVPSWVSLKSDQSKDYIITFRSSEEIERGEHILSNWDQSAPPGESSCSQSGSRSGDAEMKPKQRSDLQEVIEGHKMSLKRRCEHVTEGTHEAGSGTLLNKIYTELYITEGQSEEVDTQHEVRQLERTSKKNIQDTPIKCQDIFKVLSEQQRHIRVVLTNGVAGVGKTFSVQKFSLDWAEGLENQDISLVLPLSCRELNLIRDEQHSLLSLLHVFHPTLQKIRAEDLTVWKLLFIFDGLDESRFSLGFNKHQVISDVTQVSSVGVLLVNLIQGNLLPSALIWITSRPAAAYQIPPSCVDRITEVRGFTDSQKEEYFRRRFSDEDLSKRIISHIKASRSLHIMCLIPVFCWITAIVLEDMMTRDQRGELPQTLTDLYSHFLMVQIKRKKQKYGGKQRPEELTEADKELLLKLGRLAFEHLEKGNIMFYSEDLERCGLDVSEVSVYSGVCTEIFKRESVIFQKSVYCFVHLSVQEFLAAVYMFHRYTRKDTVVINQFLKYSEPVKSLDDFLRRALMKSLKSENGHLDLFVRFLHGLSLESNQRILGGLLDQRNSHPETIQKVLNNLKEENSDEFSPDRSINIFHCLMEMKDQSVHQEIQEFLKSGEISERRLSVIHCSALAYLLQMSEEVLDELDLQQYNTSDEGRRRLIPAVRNCRKVELPDSFLSPSHWEVVASAMTSNPSHLRELSLSTNESLIDADVKFLSSAMMHPNCRLETLRLSGCRLSEISCDSLASALRSNPSHLTVLDLSGNQLKDPAVKLLCGFLQDPLCELETLSLSGCSLSETSCDSVASALKSNRSHLRVLDLSSNTLKDSGVKRLCSGLESPNCKLERLRLDYCSLSEISCGSLASALRSNPSHLRELNLSQNQLQDPGLKLLSDLVENPHYGLETLSHGWL